One genomic region from candidate division WOR-3 bacterium encodes:
- a CDS encoding aromatic amino acid lyase, with translation MHHELNGKNLTVETLVDVARNGGTVSVHPSSLEKIEKCRHMLENKISAGETMYGINTGIGEFSEIVLDERQIKDFQKYLIYNHSAGIGEPMPEEYVRGAMLGRVNVHANGNSGCRPEITKTIVEMLNKGVTPQVCQKGSVGACGDLAPMSQIALLLMGEGKACYKGELLEGREAMERADIIVPGLMARDGLATINGSNFITAMSAIFLYDADRFLKQAEIAAAMSLEALRANPSPYDERIHMARGFKGSIRSAKALRKLMTDGDVFEKRIKCKVQDAYSMRSTPQVIGAAHDAIAYAKSQVEIELNGVGDNPIFFPEENTQLSGANFQGSPVSVPMELAGTVITMVCVLSERRMNRLNNPALNVGLPAFLSKGAGMFSGLMLSQYTADSLIVEQKILSSPACIQSIPAAADQEDFVSMGMNTALKNFQILDNAYGILGIELMAAAQALDFREYKTGNGTLTAKKTIRKHVDFLDIDRPLYSDHNKMKELVKSCEILTEVENVTGNLSE, from the coding sequence CGAAAAATGCAGGCATATGCTCGAAAATAAAATCTCTGCGGGTGAAACAATGTACGGAATTAACACGGGTATAGGCGAGTTTTCTGAAATTGTCCTCGATGAGCGTCAAATCAAGGATTTTCAGAAATACCTGATTTACAACCATTCGGCCGGAATTGGCGAACCCATGCCGGAAGAATACGTCAGAGGTGCCATGCTCGGCAGAGTCAACGTGCACGCCAACGGCAATTCCGGTTGCAGACCCGAAATCACAAAAACCATCGTCGAAATGCTTAACAAAGGCGTCACTCCTCAAGTATGCCAAAAGGGTTCGGTCGGCGCCTGCGGTGATCTCGCCCCCATGTCCCAGATAGCCCTACTGCTGATGGGCGAAGGGAAAGCCTGCTACAAAGGTGAATTACTTGAGGGTCGAGAAGCTATGGAAAGAGCAGACATCATAGTTCCCGGTCTCATGGCGAGAGACGGCCTGGCGACAATAAATGGCTCTAATTTCATAACCGCCATGAGCGCCATTTTTCTTTATGACGCCGACAGATTTTTAAAACAAGCCGAAATTGCCGCGGCAATGTCGTTGGAGGCTTTAAGAGCCAATCCCTCTCCCTACGACGAAAGGATACACATGGCAAGAGGATTCAAGGGCTCAATCAGAAGCGCAAAAGCTCTTAGAAAACTTATGACCGACGGCGACGTGTTTGAAAAAAGGATAAAATGCAAAGTTCAGGATGCCTATTCAATGCGCTCGACACCGCAGGTCATCGGAGCCGCTCACGACGCGATAGCGTACGCGAAAAGCCAGGTTGAGATTGAACTCAACGGAGTAGGCGACAATCCGATATTTTTCCCGGAAGAAAACACCCAGCTTTCAGGAGCGAATTTTCAAGGCAGCCCCGTTTCCGTTCCGATGGAACTTGCAGGCACCGTGATAACGATGGTCTGCGTTTTGTCCGAGAGAAGGATGAATCGCCTGAACAATCCGGCTCTTAACGTCGGGCTTCCCGCTTTTCTGTCGAAAGGCGCCGGCATGTTTTCCGGCTTGATGCTCAGTCAGTACACCGCCGACTCCCTGATAGTCGAACAGAAAATCCTGTCTTCTCCTGCCTGCATTCAGTCAATACCTGCGGCTGCGGATCAGGAAGATTTTGTTTCCATGGGCATGAACACAGCCCTGAAAAATTTTCAAATACTCGACAACGCCTACGGGATACTCGGCATAGAATTAATGGCGGCGGCGCAGGCACTGGATTTCAGGGAATACAAAACAGGCAATGGGACTTTAACCGCGAAAAAGACGATAAGGAAACACGTGGATTTTCTCGACATCGACAGACCTCTTTACAGCGATCACAACAAAATGAAAGAACTTGTCAAATCCTGCGAAATTCTCACGGAAGTTGAAAATGTGACGGGCAACCTTTCGGAATGA
- a CDS encoding 1-acyl-sn-glycerol-3-phosphate acyltransferase: MDRAFILAPNHQNNFDPPVAAFSIYPRMCYFLAKKELFLVHPLYSAVLTLYNSIKIDRTGKDLSAIKKALSVLNKGYVLMVFPEGTRKIDNQLEEIKSGAAFLSIKTKVPLVPCFIKYKNPLKEDLLKGKMRVDVKFGKPIHPFSGTMPASRTADTMAAIWKKQMKELCR, translated from the coding sequence TTGGATAGAGCATTCATACTTGCGCCGAATCATCAAAATAATTTCGATCCTCCGGTGGCCGCATTCAGCATATATCCGAGAATGTGTTATTTTCTCGCTAAAAAAGAACTTTTTTTGGTTCATCCTCTTTACAGCGCGGTTTTGACTTTATACAATTCGATCAAAATCGACAGAACTGGTAAAGACTTATCGGCAATTAAAAAAGCGCTTTCCGTCCTGAACAAAGGGTACGTTCTGATGGTTTTTCCTGAAGGCACAAGGAAAATCGACAATCAGTTGGAAGAAATCAAATCGGGAGCGGCTTTTCTTTCTATAAAAACTAAAGTTCCGCTGGTTCCTTGTTTTATAAAATACAAGAATCCATTGAAAGAAGACTTGTTGAAAGGCAAAATGCGCGTAGATGTAAAGTTCGGAAAACCGATACATCCTTTTTCAGGAACAATGCCGGCGTCCAGAACAGCAGACACAATGGCGGCAATCTGGAAGAAACAGATGAAAGAATTATGCAGGTAA
- a CDS encoding GYD domain-containing protein, whose translation MTFILMTKLSPEVSKQVKNRSSAGRDWLEQVKDKCPEVKFVSHYALLGEFDFMDIYEAPDENTAAKVSMISLLNGAFESQSWTAIPYKDYLKLTKEI comes from the coding sequence ATGACTTTCATTCTGATGACAAAACTCTCCCCCGAAGTCTCCAAACAAGTGAAAAACAGATCTTCGGCCGGCAGAGACTGGCTCGAACAGGTTAAAGATAAATGTCCGGAAGTAAAATTTGTCTCTCATTACGCTTTGCTTGGTGAATTCGATTTCATGGACATATACGAAGCTCCCGACGAAAATACAGCCGCCAAAGTATCCATGATAAGCCTGCTTAACGGCGCTTTTGAATCCCAGAGCTGGACCGCCATCCCTTACAAAGATTATCTCAAACTGACGAAAGAAATCTGA
- a CDS encoding MBL fold metallo-hydrolase has product MKITRFIVGQIETNCYFATSMDELLIVDPGGFSEKMSDFRKNFICKYIFLTHNHYDHTAGVLKMKSLFPEAEITIHENDAAGLNDPFYNGSLLFGAHPKKIIPDFVLKGNEKLTLAGREISLLHTPGHTEGSVSLFTENVLFSGDTLFKNGVGRCDMPSGDCIKLVKSLKSYYGLRTNYRILPGHGEETDLESERDFVFSL; this is encoded by the coding sequence ATGAAAATAACGCGTTTTATAGTGGGCCAGATTGAAACCAACTGTTATTTTGCGACTTCAATGGATGAACTTCTGATTGTCGATCCCGGTGGCTTTTCCGAGAAAATGTCCGATTTCAGGAAGAATTTTATATGCAAGTATATTTTTCTCACGCACAATCATTACGATCACACTGCCGGCGTGTTGAAGATGAAAAGTCTTTTTCCGGAAGCCGAAATTACGATACACGAAAATGACGCCGCGGGTCTCAACGACCCTTTTTACAACGGCTCACTTCTTTTCGGTGCGCATCCAAAAAAAATAATTCCCGACTTCGTCTTGAAAGGAAATGAAAAACTTACACTGGCCGGGCGTGAGATTTCTCTTTTGCACACTCCCGGTCACACGGAAGGTTCGGTTTCTTTGTTTACGGAAAACGTTCTTTTCTCGGGCGACACTCTCTTCAAAAACGGCGTCGGAAGGTGCGACATGCCGTCGGGCGATTGCATCAAACTCGTAAAATCGCTCAAGTCATATTACGGGCTGAGAACCAATTACAGAATTTTGCCGGGTCACGGAGAGGAAACGGATCTCGAAAGCGAAAGAGATTTCGTTTTTTCTCTCTGA
- a CDS encoding 4-hydroxy-3-methylbut-2-enyl diphosphate reductase, giving the protein MQVIIAENAGFCFGVKRAVKMAEEVLDSSEANEKIYILGEIIHNPQTVKMLEEKGAVTIDEKDLEAVEPGKLILRSHGVPLEVIEKAKRLHFSIVDTTCPFVKKAQIIADQNSKKENQLIIIGKKEHPEVKALLSHSLYNAIVIGSFDEVKNLNFKPDVKTVIIVQTTFSGNEFKKITGEIVLLYKEILVYNTICNATYIRRTESLSVAEKTDVNIVVGGKNSSNTRELTNFLLEKGYKAFQIESPEEIRREFFDEAGCVGITGGASTPLSVIEDVKRAVEEFCL; this is encoded by the coding sequence ATGCAGGTAATAATAGCTGAAAATGCAGGTTTCTGCTTCGGCGTCAAAAGAGCGGTGAAAATGGCGGAAGAAGTGCTCGATTCTTCTGAAGCAAACGAAAAAATCTACATACTCGGAGAAATTATCCACAATCCGCAGACCGTGAAAATGCTCGAGGAAAAAGGGGCCGTAACCATCGACGAAAAGGATCTCGAAGCCGTCGAGCCGGGAAAGCTTATTCTTAGAAGTCACGGAGTTCCGCTCGAAGTCATTGAAAAGGCGAAAAGACTTCACTTCAGCATAGTAGACACAACATGTCCTTTCGTAAAAAAAGCCCAGATAATCGCAGATCAGAATTCTAAAAAGGAAAACCAGCTTATAATCATTGGAAAAAAAGAGCACCCCGAAGTCAAAGCCTTGCTTTCTCACAGTCTTTACAACGCTATCGTGATCGGCTCTTTCGACGAAGTAAAAAATTTAAACTTCAAACCGGACGTCAAAACTGTAATAATAGTTCAGACGACTTTTTCCGGAAACGAATTCAAAAAAATCACCGGTGAAATTGTCTTGCTTTATAAGGAGATTTTAGTCTACAATACAATATGCAACGCGACATATATCAGAAGAACAGAGTCGCTGAGCGTAGCTGAAAAAACAGACGTAAATATAGTGGTGGGCGGAAAAAACAGCTCTAACACGAGAGAGCTTACGAATTTCCTGCTTGAAAAAGGCTACAAGGCTTTTCAAATAGAAAGCCCCGAAGAGATACGTCGTGAATTTTTCGACGAAGCCGGATGCGTTGGAATAACCGGGGGGGCTTCTACCC
- a CDS encoding (d)CMP kinase, translated as MILITIDGPAAAGKSTVAKIIAEKLGFLYLDTGAMYRAVTLFLIENGIDVNNETKISSVLDDIEVKYENGRIFLNGKDVENRIRRPDVSEAVSPVSAIPEVRKKMVELQRSIFHEKGIVCEGRDMGSVVFPEAEHKFFMTASLNQRAKRRKKDLLVMGVEMDCREVGEKLSARDKYDSERSISPLKVPEGSTIIDTTELTICQVVEKITADIGL; from the coding sequence ATGATTTTGATAACAATAGACGGACCTGCCGCCGCAGGTAAAAGCACTGTGGCTAAAATCATCGCCGAAAAACTGGGATTTTTGTACCTCGACACCGGCGCAATGTACAGAGCCGTTACGCTTTTTCTCATCGAAAACGGCATAGACGTGAACAACGAAACAAAAATTTCTTCCGTTTTGGACGATATTGAAGTCAAATACGAAAACGGCAGGATTTTTCTCAACGGGAAAGACGTCGAAAACAGAATTAGACGACCCGACGTCAGCGAAGCTGTGAGCCCGGTCAGCGCGATTCCTGAAGTCAGAAAAAAAATGGTCGAACTTCAGCGAAGTATTTTTCATGAAAAAGGAATTGTCTGCGAAGGCAGAGACATGGGTTCGGTTGTTTTCCCGGAGGCCGAACACAAGTTTTTTATGACGGCTTCTTTGAATCAAAGAGCAAAAAGAAGAAAAAAAGACCTTCTCGTCATGGGTGTTGAAATGGACTGCAGAGAGGTCGGAGAAAAACTCTCGGCCAGGGACAAATACGATTCTGAAAGAAGCATCTCCCCCCTGAAAGTCCCTGAAGGGTCAACTATAATAGACACAACCGAACTGACAATATGCCAAGTCGTAGAAAAGATAACAGCCGACATAGGACTCTGA